One genomic region from Podarcis raffonei isolate rPodRaf1 chromosome Z, rPodRaf1.pri, whole genome shotgun sequence encodes:
- the LOC128406936 gene encoding salivary glue protein Sgs-3-like — protein sequence MEVNTTQRNPMQVNTTQPKSTQLNPSQHNSTQRKPSERNSTQVNTTQPKSTQLNPGQRNSTQVNTTQHNTSQVNATQPKSTQLNPSQRNSTQVNATQPKSTQLNPGQRNSTQVNTTQPRSTQLNPSQHNSTQVNATQPKSTQLNPSQHNSTPVNATQHNSTQLNPSQHNSTQRKPSQRSTTQHRSTTQPTTQRNAVQHNSTKLNTTQPTTQPTTQHNEAQPNSRKLNTTQPTTQRNATQHTTHRPTAQPTRNTTTQLQATTRHTTQPESFLVGLQLNVFNSTLCM from the exons ATGGAAGTCAACACAACTCAACGAAACCCAATGCAA GTCAACACAACTCAACCCAAGTCAACGCAACTCAACCCAAGTCAACACAACTCAACACAACGCAAGCCAAGTGAACGCAACTCAACCCAAGTCAACACAACTCAACCCAAGTCAACGCAACTCAACCCAGGTCAACGCAACTCAACCCAAGTCAACACAACTCAACACAACACAAGCCAAGTGAACGCAACTCAACCCAAGTCAACACAACTCAACCCAAGTCAACGCAACTCAACCCAAGTCAACGCAACTCAACCCAAGTCAACACAACTCAACCCAGGTCAACGCAACTCAACCCAAGTCAACACAACTCAACCCAGGTCAACGCAACTCAACCCAAGTCAACACAACTCAACCCAGGTCAACGCAACTCAACCCAAGTCAACGCAACTCAACCCAAGTCAACACAACTCAACCCCAGTCAACGCAACTCAACACAACTCAACACAACTCAACCCAAGTCAACACAACTCAACACAACGCAAGCCAAGTCAACGCAGCACAACCCAACACCGCTCAACAACTCAACCCACAACCCAACGCAACGCAGTCCAACACAACTCAACAAAACTCAACACAACTCAACCCACAACTCAACCCACAACTCAACACAACGAAGCTCAACCCAACTCCAGAAAACTCAACACAACTCAACCCACAACTCAACGCAACGCAACGCAACACACAACCCACAGACCAACAGCCCAACCAACCCGTAACACAACAACGCAACTCCAAGCAACAACACGACACACAACACAACCCGAAAGTTTCTTGGTTGGACTTCAGTTAAATGTTTTCAATTCAACTTTATGTATGTAA